A window of the Desulfobacula toluolica Tol2 genome harbors these coding sequences:
- a CDS encoding IS1634 family transposase: protein MTAIVYQTNKKTGVTYAYESISYWDKEKQQSRAKRKCIGRVDPETKKVVPTRKKKQRVVEEKAKRGPAPITASARSFYGATYLFDRIGKNTGVIEDLKACFPDSYRQILSIAYYLTLEDKSPLSRFPRWASIHRHPYGDVISSQRSSELFASITEEAKQRFFRLQGKRRLEKEFMAYDTTSVSSYSKCLRQVRYGKNKDHEHLPQINLALLFGQQSRLPFYYRKLAGNISDVKTLKKLLADMNTLGYKKFKVVLDRGFYSATNINDLYKHHMKFLIGAKLSLKVVKTHLDTVRDTMCNWTYYSQDYQLYAYSLPIAWNYVQDRPYKGDKIKANRRMYLHLYYSPERALEDEIAFNNRMADLQKELESGQRHPDHEKQYAKYFEVKITPIRGTKVVAIEEAMAEAKHNYGYFTLLSNEIKDAVTALEIYRNKDLVEKAFDNLKERLSLRRVAVSSEKSLDGKIFVQFIALIFLSYITKKMQETNLFKKHTLQGVLDEFDMIECFEVPGQQLQVGETTKRQMDLYTKLDVTPPTSLQ, encoded by the coding sequence ATGACAGCCATCGTGTATCAAACCAATAAAAAGACCGGGGTCACCTACGCTTACGAGTCGATCTCATACTGGGATAAAGAAAAGCAACAGTCCCGGGCAAAACGCAAATGCATTGGCCGGGTAGACCCAGAGACAAAAAAGGTCGTTCCCACCCGTAAAAAGAAACAACGTGTAGTTGAAGAAAAGGCCAAACGGGGTCCAGCGCCTATCACAGCGTCAGCCCGTAGTTTTTATGGGGCTACTTATCTTTTTGACCGCATCGGAAAGAACACAGGAGTGATTGAAGATCTTAAGGCTTGCTTTCCTGATAGCTACCGTCAGATTTTATCCATTGCCTATTATCTGACCCTGGAGGATAAAAGTCCCCTGAGCCGTTTCCCCCGGTGGGCATCCATTCATCGGCATCCCTATGGTGATGTCATATCTTCCCAGAGAAGCAGTGAGTTGTTCGCATCTATCACCGAGGAAGCCAAGCAGCGTTTTTTTCGGCTTCAAGGAAAACGCAGGCTTGAGAAGGAGTTTATGGCCTATGACACCACGTCAGTTTCCAGCTATTCAAAATGCCTCCGACAAGTCCGCTACGGTAAAAACAAAGACCATGAGCATCTACCACAAATCAATTTGGCCCTGCTGTTCGGGCAACAATCCCGTCTGCCTTTTTATTATCGAAAGCTGGCTGGCAACATTTCCGACGTTAAAACTCTGAAAAAGCTACTGGCTGACATGAACACGCTTGGCTATAAAAAATTCAAGGTAGTTCTGGACCGTGGTTTCTACAGCGCTACTAACATCAATGACTTGTACAAACACCATATGAAATTCCTGATCGGAGCCAAATTGTCGTTAAAAGTTGTGAAAACACACCTTGATACTGTTCGGGATACGATGTGCAATTGGACCTATTACAGCCAGGATTACCAGCTTTATGCCTATTCATTGCCTATTGCCTGGAACTATGTCCAGGACCGTCCGTATAAAGGAGATAAAATCAAAGCAAATCGGCGAATGTATCTTCACCTGTACTATTCTCCGGAAAGAGCTTTAGAGGATGAAATAGCCTTCAACAATCGAATGGCCGATTTACAGAAAGAATTGGAAAGCGGCCAACGACATCCAGACCATGAAAAACAGTACGCCAAATATTTTGAGGTTAAAATCACTCCAATCCGAGGTACTAAAGTTGTTGCAATAGAAGAAGCGATGGCAGAGGCAAAACACAATTACGGTTATTTTACCCTTTTGAGCAATGAGATAAAGGATGCTGTCACGGCTCTGGAGATCTATCGGAATAAGGATTTGGTAGAAAAGGCCTTCGATAACCTTAAAGAGCGACTCAGCTTGCGCCGAGTAGCTGTTTCGTCAGAAAAAAGCCTGGATGGAAAAATCTTTGTGCAGTTCATAGCGCTCATCTTTTTATCTTATATCACAAAGAAAATGCAGGAGACCAACCTGTTCAAGAAGCATACACTACAGGGCGTTTTGGATGAGTTCGATATGATTGAATGCTTTGAGGTTCCAGGTCAGCAACTACAGGTCGGGGAAACAACTAAGCGCCAGATGGACCTATACACGAAATTAGACGTCACGCCACCCACCTCGTTACAATAA
- the tnpA gene encoding IS66 family insertion sequence element accessory protein TnpA: MSDRSKEANRKRTQFWKHHIEEWSKSELSQNAYCRENGLKPNQLTYWKNKFKRQNLPAEFAQVSPVQIAELLNSRRERLLLNIDSGYQIEIPDGFSHTTLAQVLQVLRGE, from the coding sequence ATGTCAGACAGGTCCAAAGAAGCCAACCGGAAGCGTACCCAATTCTGGAAGCACCATATAGAAGAATGGTCCAAATCAGAATTATCCCAGAATGCTTATTGTCGAGAAAATGGTTTAAAACCCAACCAGCTCACCTATTGGAAAAATAAATTCAAGCGCCAAAATCTCCCGGCAGAGTTTGCCCAGGTGTCGCCGGTGCAAATTGCTGAGCTGCTCAATTCCCGCAGAGAAAGACTTTTGCTGAATATCGACTCAGGATATCAGATTGAAATACCGGACGGTTTTTCCCATACGACATTGGCGCAGGTACTCCAGGTATTAAGAGGGGAATGA
- the tnpB gene encoding IS66 family insertion sequence element accessory protein TnpB (TnpB, as the term is used for proteins encoded by IS66 family insertion elements, is considered an accessory protein, since TnpC, encoded by a neighboring gene, is a DDE family transposase.) has protein sequence MMFSPKQNLKIHIALGSTDMRKSIDGLSILVSEKFNLDPFSGHLFVFCNRKQTILKILYWDRNGFCLWHKRLEKDRFQWPRSKDAVMTIGAHELAWLIDGLSIHQKKAYKPLRFTSVF, from the coding sequence ATGATGTTTTCCCCTAAGCAGAATTTAAAAATCCATATTGCCCTTGGAAGTACGGATATGCGCAAATCCATTGACGGACTGTCCATTCTGGTCAGTGAAAAATTCAATCTGGACCCTTTTTCAGGGCACCTGTTTGTCTTCTGCAACCGGAAGCAGACCATATTGAAAATCCTGTATTGGGATCGCAATGGATTTTGCCTTTGGCACAAGCGATTGGAAAAGGATCGTTTTCAATGGCCCCGGTCAAAAGATGCGGTAATGACCATAGGGGCTCATGAACTTGCCTGGCTGATCGACGGCCTTTCAATTCATCAGAAAAAAGCTTATAAACCATTAAGATTTACTAGTGTTTTTTGA
- the tnpC gene encoding IS66 family transposase — protein sequence MNIEVFADINDVEKLKEKIFSFAKDFSNKEQNYKAEIKILNEQIKSLQDRLFGKKTEKIHRDDDQIYLFEIPEPECSVSEEPEEITVPSHNRKKKGRKPLPENLPQVEVIHDLTEEEKLCGCGCIKSRCGQEISEQLEIIPAQMKVIKNIRYKYVCKNCEGVEDDGPTISIARMPEQMIPKSMATPGLLAHILTAKFADALPFYRQEKQFNRIGVELPRSTMCSWAMKVAQQCEILMEFMQTQILKSPVINIDETTVQVLKVTNRSKCYMWVFKGGTPDKQIILFQYHPTRSGDVASDFLNGYQGIVQTDGYGGYDFLDKASGIIHVGCWIHSRRKFVAVTKAAGIKKGDPPTGNACTALKYISKLYKIEKEARELDLSAEDLYKKRQEEAVPILDEFKKWLDARVEKIPPKSLLGKAIGYTLNQWHRLIQYTKDGRVGPDNNVVENAIRPFVVGRKNWLFNCTPEGASASACIYSLIETAKANGLEPYWYLKYLFENLPEAMTADEFIALMPQNVDKTLLEGPPAK from the coding sequence ATGAATATCGAGGTTTTTGCAGACATAAATGATGTTGAAAAATTAAAAGAGAAAATCTTTTCTTTTGCCAAAGATTTTTCCAACAAAGAGCAGAATTATAAAGCGGAAATCAAAATTCTCAATGAGCAGATCAAAAGCCTTCAGGATAGACTTTTTGGTAAAAAAACAGAAAAAATTCATCGGGATGACGACCAGATTTATCTTTTTGAGATTCCCGAGCCTGAATGTTCAGTATCGGAAGAACCCGAGGAAATAACGGTTCCATCCCACAACCGGAAAAAAAAGGGGCGTAAGCCGCTGCCTGAAAACCTGCCGCAGGTTGAAGTTATCCATGACCTTACAGAAGAAGAAAAACTGTGCGGATGCGGGTGCATCAAATCCCGTTGTGGTCAGGAAATATCGGAACAACTTGAGATTATCCCTGCACAAATGAAGGTCATTAAAAATATCCGCTATAAATACGTCTGTAAAAATTGTGAGGGGGTTGAAGATGACGGTCCCACAATATCCATTGCCAGAATGCCAGAGCAGATGATTCCCAAAAGCATGGCAACACCGGGGCTGCTTGCTCATATTCTGACAGCCAAATTTGCAGATGCCCTGCCGTTTTACCGGCAGGAAAAACAATTCAACAGGATAGGCGTTGAACTTCCTCGGTCAACCATGTGCAGCTGGGCAATGAAGGTGGCCCAACAGTGTGAAATCCTAATGGAATTTATGCAGACTCAAATTCTCAAGAGCCCTGTGATTAATATTGATGAGACTACGGTTCAAGTGTTGAAAGTGACGAATCGGTCAAAATGCTATATGTGGGTGTTCAAGGGAGGGACACCGGATAAGCAGATTATCCTGTTCCAGTATCACCCCACACGATCCGGAGATGTTGCATCAGACTTTTTGAATGGATACCAGGGTATTGTTCAGACCGACGGCTATGGAGGATATGACTTCCTTGACAAGGCTTCCGGCATTATTCATGTTGGTTGCTGGATTCATTCTCGAAGAAAATTCGTGGCGGTGACCAAAGCCGCCGGTATCAAAAAAGGTGATCCTCCCACCGGTAATGCTTGCACTGCTTTGAAGTATATCAGCAAGCTCTACAAGATTGAAAAAGAAGCACGAGAGCTGGATTTGTCTGCTGAAGACCTTTACAAAAAAAGGCAGGAAGAAGCAGTGCCCATCCTCGATGAATTTAAAAAATGGTTGGATGCAAGAGTTGAAAAAATTCCGCCTAAAAGTCTTCTTGGCAAAGCAATCGGCTATACCCTTAACCAATGGCATCGTCTGATCCAGTATACTAAAGACGGTCGGGTCGGACCTGATAATAATGTGGTTGAAAATGCCATCAGACCTTTTGTTGTGGGTCGAAAAAACTGGTTGTTCAATTGCACCCCTGAAGGTGCAAGCGCTAGCGCCTGCATCTACAGCCTGATCGAAACCGCCAAGGCAAACGGTCTTGAACCTTACTGGTATCTTAAATACCTGTTTGAAAATTTACCTGAAGCCATGACGGCTGATGAATTTATTGCCTTGATGCCCCAGAATGTTGATAAAACCCTGCTTGAAGGTCCTCCGGCTAAATAA